The Fragaria vesca subsp. vesca linkage group LG2, FraVesHawaii_1.0, whole genome shotgun sequence genome includes a window with the following:
- the LOC101294531 gene encoding probable calcium-binding protein CML17-like, whose product MSNKQPVKLDDDQIADLREIFRSFDRNNDGSLTQLELGSLLRSLGLKPGPDQLDTLIQKADTNSNGLVEFSEFVALVAPELVSAKSPYTEDQLRQLFRMFDRDGNGFITAAELAHSMAKLGHALTAEELTGMIREADTDGDGRINFQEFAHAITSAAFDNSWA is encoded by the coding sequence ATGAGCAACAAGCAGCCAGTGAAGCTAGACGACGACCAAATAGCCGACCTCCGCGAGATATTTCGGTCGTTTGACCGGAACAACGACGGCAGCCTGACCCAGCTGGAGCTGGGATCGCTGTTACGTTCACTTGGGTTGAAGCCGGGACCAGATCAGCTGGATACCTTGATCCAGAAGGCAGACACTAATAGTAATGGTCTGGTGGAGTTCTCGGAGTTCGTGGCGCTGGTGGCGCCGGAGCTGGTCTCGGCTAAGTCACCCTACACGGAGGACCAGCTGAGGCAGTTGTTCAGGATGTTTGACAGGGATGGCAACGGCTTTATCACCGCGGCGGAGTTGGCTCACTCCATGGCCAAATTAGGGCATGCCCTCACGGCAGAGGAGCTGACGGGGATGATCAGGGAGGCGGATACAGACGGTGATGGGAGGATCAATTTTCAGGAGTTTGCTCACGCTATCACTTCTGCCGCTTTTGATAATTCTTGGGCTTAA
- the LOC101304433 gene encoding LOB domain-containing protein 17-like, giving the protein MTGSGSPCGACKFLRRRCVRGCIFAPYFCHENGATHFAAIHKVFGASNVSKLLAHLPVSDRCEAAVTISYEAQARLQDPIYGCVSHIFALQQQVVNLQAQLASIKDQAPQSFVNGSEAVANPNQNCFPDLENSSNSVPQVNSDYHINYGGTASYHENGIMSSNSIGSSNYDQNSGIRDENASYGSFEEVSPPLQSSFNMQMNNRQYWGHYDRDVDELQSMAFSYQHS; this is encoded by the exons ATGACTGGCTCTGGTTCTCCCTGTGGAGCCTGCAAGTTCTTGAGAAGAAGATGTGTGAGGGGTTGTATTTTTGCACCTTATTTCTGCCATGAAAATGGCGCTACCCATTTCGCTGCCATCCATAAGGTTTTCGGCGCAAGCAATGTGTCGAAGCTGCTGGCTCACCTTCCGGTGAGTGACCGTTGCGAAGCAGCGGTAACGATCTCGTATGAGGCTCAGGCCAGGCTCCAAGATCCCATTTATGGCTGTGTTTCACATATTTTTGCTCTCCAACAACAG GTTGTCAACCTACAGGCACAATTAGCTTCCATCAAGGATCAAGCACCTCAAAGCTTTGTGAATGGCTCTGAAGCTGTAGCAAACCCTAACCAGAATTGCTTTCCTGATTTAGAAAATTCATCTAACTCAGTGCCCCAAGTAAATTCTGACTACCATATCAATTACGGTGGAACAGCATCATACCATGAGAACGGAATTATGAGTTCAAACTCCATTGGGAGTAGTAATTATGATCAAAACTCAGGAATTAGGGATGAAAATGCATCCTATGGAAGCTTTGAAGAGGTGTCTCCTCCCCTGCAGTCTTCTTTCAACATGCAAATGAATAACAGGCAATATTGGGGTCATTATGATCGGGATGTGGATGAGCTTCAATCTATGGCTTTCAGCTATCAGCATTCTTGA
- the LOC101304723 gene encoding LOB domain-containing protein 29-like codes for MTGSAGSPCGACKFLRRKCVRGCIFAPYFCHEQGATHFAAIHRVFGASNVSKLLAQLPINDRCSAALTISYEAQARVQDPVYGCVSHIFALQQQVINLQAQLASAKEQASKSNSTGSDNSLNPSWLQYSENLNMMNQQHPNCFGNDENFMVPELLNDIYGRFGESSNSLSSLDHIQTNCMQWSFDQE; via the exons ATGACAGGGTCTGCTGGGTCTCCTTGTGGAGCCTGCAAGTTCTTGAGAAGAAAATGTGTCAGGGGTTGCATTTTTGCACCTTATTTCTGCCATGAACAAGGCGCTACACATTTTGCAGCCATCCACAGGGTTTTTGGGGCGAGCAATGTGTCTAAATTGCTTGCGCAACTCCCCATTAATGATCGTTGCAGTGCTGCGCTTACAATTTCGTATGAAGCTCAAGCCAGGGTTCAAGATCCTGTTTATGGCTGTGTTTCCCATATTTTTGCTCTCCAACAACAG GTTATTAATCTACAAGCACAACTAGCTTCAGCCAAGGAACAAGCATCTAAAAGCAATTCCACTGGCTCTGACAATTCATTGAACCCAAGTTGGCTTCAGTACTCAGAAAATTTAAACATGATGAATCAGCAACATCCTAACTGTTTCGGGAATGACGAAAATTTCATGGTTCCTGAACTTCTAAATGACATATATGGAAGGTTTGGGGAGTCTTCTAATTCCCTGAGCTCATTAGATCACATCCAAACAAACTGTATGCAATGGAGTTTTGATCAAGAGTAA